One genomic region from Bactrocera tryoni isolate S06 chromosome 3, CSIRO_BtryS06_freeze2, whole genome shotgun sequence encodes:
- the LOC120772105 gene encoding uncharacterized protein LOC120772105 isoform X1, translating to MECISNLKHPSTKTEITTLDPTFLEAIQSTIDVAVSKSMGRIVEEVRSLRRNIAELRNSRDNVPSKRIMPAEALNTVEQFMELESLLQKDEEYAKFKSELMQNIKYTGAKFVRTTWRSLVSDECAQHFAWSGTSDKKPVRVLKGYPSYLIIKLNKFYICTYIVIYIFNLNFRCLLT from the exons ATGGAGTGCATTTCCAATTTGAAACATCCATCAACGAAAACGGAAATAACCACACTGGATCCCACATTTTTAGAAG CAATTCAAAGCACCATTGATGTAGCTGTATCCAAATCTATGGGAAGAATCGTCGAGGAGGTAAGAAGCTTGCGGCGAAATATCGCAGAGTTGAGGAATAGCAGAGACAATGTTCCATCAAAAAGGATTATGCCAGCGGAAGCTTTAAACACAGTGGAGCAATTTATGGAATTGGAGAGTTTACTCCAGAAGGATGAAGAATATGCtaaattt aaatcggaacttatgcaaaatattaaatacacagGAGCGAAATTCGTCAGAACAACTTGGCGCTCATTGGTATCCGATGAATGTGCTCAACATTTTGCTTGGAGTGGAACATCAGACAAAAAACCGGTCCGCGTCTTAAAAGGCTATCCGAGCtacttaataataaaacttaataaattttatatatgtacttatatagttatatatatttttaatttaaatttcagatgTCTTCTTACATGA
- the LOC120772105 gene encoding uncharacterized protein LOC120772105 isoform X2: MECISNLKHPSTKTEITTLDPTFLEAIQSTIDVAVSKSMGRIVEEVRSLRRNIAELRNSRDNVPSKRIMPAEALNTVEQFMELESLLQKDEEYAKFKSELMQNIKYTGAKFVRTTWRSLVSDECAQHFAWSGTSDKKPMSSYMK; this comes from the exons ATGGAGTGCATTTCCAATTTGAAACATCCATCAACGAAAACGGAAATAACCACACTGGATCCCACATTTTTAGAAG CAATTCAAAGCACCATTGATGTAGCTGTATCCAAATCTATGGGAAGAATCGTCGAGGAGGTAAGAAGCTTGCGGCGAAATATCGCAGAGTTGAGGAATAGCAGAGACAATGTTCCATCAAAAAGGATTATGCCAGCGGAAGCTTTAAACACAGTGGAGCAATTTATGGAATTGGAGAGTTTACTCCAGAAGGATGAAGAATATGCtaaattt aaatcggaacttatgcaaaatattaaatacacagGAGCGAAATTCGTCAGAACAACTTGGCGCTCATTGGTATCCGATGAATGTGCTCAACATTTTGCTTGGAGTGGAACATCAGACAAAAAACCG atgTCTTCTTACATGAAGTGA